The Pygocentrus nattereri isolate fPygNat1 chromosome 17, fPygNat1.pri, whole genome shotgun sequence genome window below encodes:
- the si:dkey-260j18.2 gene encoding kelch-like protein 12 isoform X2: protein MPCEQMNAVKGGTVTWRPQPWHDADGGGGEPLSDSDSEEEDFPDDTTTPLGEYVTQGLKQLLDAQQLCDVTLLVEGKRFMCHRVLLAAVSPYFRAMFTSPLVESRLAEIRLEEVTPSVMETVIHFIYTGEAGLSLDTAEDLFVAANRLQVMPLQDLCSRFLFEHLSVENCLGMYSLARSHHDQLLLRASLRLVAQHFPRVARQRDFLLLDPGTLGSLLESDRLGVESETEVYNAARRWAEHQPAERYIHMPNLLRHLRPGLLAPEESRRLNKELGPRASTEGMGGPLRPREGMFEKKIVCVDLKPREDEALRESDYTVDCFDPRTGKWEKLSALGSLLCPGCTAVGGRLFVAGGILRTGQVSSSVHEYDVVLDQWISRPPMVQPRAMFGLLGSGDSLYALGGCNRSALLDTCEIFDLSKLTWVPGPRLPLPLRCFACAALRGRLYLLGGATLEQNRAVVHSGVLIYHTVTRTWSRVSLDSGATCLAGGVAVRGGVCAVGGYMRDAAKFLDGNYTQLEPLDATGRVLFFREGRGTGAEREILTVTERTGGGGGSDRAPSPVVFPGLPRRIAAGGVARWKRRIYVLGGENGSRFYDSVYCWKPGWRSWVQRREKLPGDTGGVSQFGCTTLKFPKKHILARLRSALEKQGKEKRLNRKTDDRERRTRRANQDV from the exons ATGCCCTGTGAGCAG ATGAATGCGGTAAAGGGTGGGACAGTTACCTGGAGACCACAGCCATGGCACGATGCTGACGGCGGAGGTGGGGAACCCCTCTCTGACAGCGACTCCGAGGAGGAGGACTTCCCCGATGACACCACTACACCCCTGGGGGAGTACGTTACTCAGG ggTTAAAACAGCTGCTTGATGCCCAGCAGCTGTGTGATGTCACTCTTTTAGTGGAAGGAAAGAGGTTCATGTGCCACAG AGTCCTCTTGGCTGCTGTTAGCCCGTATTTCCGTGCCATGTTTACCAGCCCCCTTGTGGAGTCTCGACTCGCAGAGATTCGACTGGAGGAAGTGACGCCTTCAGTTATGGAGACGGTCATCCACTTCATCTATACAGGGGAGGCAGGGCTCAGTCTCGACACAGCAGAAGACTTGTTTGTGGCCGCCAATCGTCTTCAGGTGATGCCCTTGCAAGATCTTTGTTCCAG GTTCCTTTTTGAGCATTTGTCTGTGGAGAACTGTTTAGGAATGTACTCTCTGGCCCGTTCCCATCATGACCAGCTCCTGCTGAGGGCCTCTCTGAGGCTGGTGGCCCAGCATTTTCCTCGAGTGGCCCGCCAAAGGGATTTCCTCCTACTGGACCCAGGCACCTTGGGCAGCCTGCTGGAGTCAGACCGGCTGGGCGTAGAATCAGAGACTGAGGTTTACAATGCAGCCCGGCGCTGGGCAGAGCATCAGCCGGCTGAGCGATACATTCACATGCCCAACCTGCTGCGGCATTTACGCCCGGGTCTGCTTGCTCCCGAAGAGAGCCGGCGACTCAACAAAGAGCTTGGACCAAGGGCCAGCACTGAGGGCATGGGTGGCCCTCTGAGGCCCAGGGAGGGCATGTTTGAGAAGAAGATAGTTTGTGTGGACCTTAAGCCCAGGGAGGACGAGGCTTTGCGAGAAAGTGACTACACAGTTGATTGCTTTGACCCACGCACTGGAAAGTGGGAGAAACTTTCAGCCCTGGGCTCGTTGCTGTGCCCCGGTTGCACGGCCGTAGGGGGTCGGCTATTTGTGGCAGGTGGCATCTTGCGGACTGGCCAGGTGTCGTCGTCAGTGCACGAGTACGATGTAGTGCTCGATCAGTGGATCTCGCGGCCTCCGATGGTGCAACCACGCGCTATGTTTGGACTGCTGGGCTCAGGAGATTCCCTTTATGCTTTGGGCGGCTGCAACCGTTCGGCACTTCTTGACACGTGTGAAATTTTTGACCTCTCCAAATTGACTTGGGTTCCGGGTCCCCGTTTGCCGTTGCCACTGCGCTGCTTCGCTTGCGCTGCCCTGCGGGGACGTCTGTACTTGCTCGGAGGCGCCACGCTGGAGCAGAACAGGGCCGTGGTACACTCTGGCGTGTTAATCTACCACACAGTCACGAGGACCTGGAGTCGTGTCAGCCTGGACTCTGGAGCCACCTGCCTGGCTGGAGGAGTAGCGGTGCGGGGTGGTGTCTGCGCCGTGGGTGGCTACATGCGCGACGCGGCCAAATTTCTGGATGGTAATTATACCCAGTTGGAACCACTTGACGCCACAGGGCGCGTGCTCTTTTTCCGGGAAGGACGGGGAACGGGGGCGGAACGGGAGATACTGACCGTAACAGAGCGAACAGGAGGTGGCGGTGGTAGCGACCGCGCCCCCAGCCCTGTCGTTTTTCCGGGCCTGCCGCGGCGCATCGCCGCTGGAGGGGTCGCGAGATGGAAACGGCGGATATACGTTCTGGGTGGTGAGAACGGCTCGAGGTTTTACGACAGTGTGTACTGCTGGAAGCCTGGGTGGCGCAGTTGGGTCCAGAGACGTGAGAAACTGCCTGGAGATACCGGAGGAGTCAGCCAGTTTGGATGTACCACTTTAAAGTTCCCCAAAAAACACATCTTGGCTCGCCTTCGGTCAGCCTTGGAGAAGCAGGGTAAGGAAAAGAGACTTAACCGGAAGACAGATGACCGAGAGAGGCGGACCAGAAGGGCCAATCAGGacgtgtga
- the si:dkey-260j18.2 gene encoding kelch-like protein 12 isoform X1 gives MTREMTREMTREMTQCCSTMNAVKGGTVTWRPQPWHDADGGGGEPLSDSDSEEEDFPDDTTTPLGEYVTQGLKQLLDAQQLCDVTLLVEGKRFMCHRVLLAAVSPYFRAMFTSPLVESRLAEIRLEEVTPSVMETVIHFIYTGEAGLSLDTAEDLFVAANRLQVMPLQDLCSRFLFEHLSVENCLGMYSLARSHHDQLLLRASLRLVAQHFPRVARQRDFLLLDPGTLGSLLESDRLGVESETEVYNAARRWAEHQPAERYIHMPNLLRHLRPGLLAPEESRRLNKELGPRASTEGMGGPLRPREGMFEKKIVCVDLKPREDEALRESDYTVDCFDPRTGKWEKLSALGSLLCPGCTAVGGRLFVAGGILRTGQVSSSVHEYDVVLDQWISRPPMVQPRAMFGLLGSGDSLYALGGCNRSALLDTCEIFDLSKLTWVPGPRLPLPLRCFACAALRGRLYLLGGATLEQNRAVVHSGVLIYHTVTRTWSRVSLDSGATCLAGGVAVRGGVCAVGGYMRDAAKFLDGNYTQLEPLDATGRVLFFREGRGTGAEREILTVTERTGGGGGSDRAPSPVVFPGLPRRIAAGGVARWKRRIYVLGGENGSRFYDSVYCWKPGWRSWVQRREKLPGDTGGVSQFGCTTLKFPKKHILARLRSALEKQGKEKRLNRKTDDRERRTRRANQDV, from the exons ATGACCCGTGAGATGACCCGTGAGATGACCCGTGAGATGACCCAGTGCTGTTCCACT ATGAATGCGGTAAAGGGTGGGACAGTTACCTGGAGACCACAGCCATGGCACGATGCTGACGGCGGAGGTGGGGAACCCCTCTCTGACAGCGACTCCGAGGAGGAGGACTTCCCCGATGACACCACTACACCCCTGGGGGAGTACGTTACTCAGG ggTTAAAACAGCTGCTTGATGCCCAGCAGCTGTGTGATGTCACTCTTTTAGTGGAAGGAAAGAGGTTCATGTGCCACAG AGTCCTCTTGGCTGCTGTTAGCCCGTATTTCCGTGCCATGTTTACCAGCCCCCTTGTGGAGTCTCGACTCGCAGAGATTCGACTGGAGGAAGTGACGCCTTCAGTTATGGAGACGGTCATCCACTTCATCTATACAGGGGAGGCAGGGCTCAGTCTCGACACAGCAGAAGACTTGTTTGTGGCCGCCAATCGTCTTCAGGTGATGCCCTTGCAAGATCTTTGTTCCAG GTTCCTTTTTGAGCATTTGTCTGTGGAGAACTGTTTAGGAATGTACTCTCTGGCCCGTTCCCATCATGACCAGCTCCTGCTGAGGGCCTCTCTGAGGCTGGTGGCCCAGCATTTTCCTCGAGTGGCCCGCCAAAGGGATTTCCTCCTACTGGACCCAGGCACCTTGGGCAGCCTGCTGGAGTCAGACCGGCTGGGCGTAGAATCAGAGACTGAGGTTTACAATGCAGCCCGGCGCTGGGCAGAGCATCAGCCGGCTGAGCGATACATTCACATGCCCAACCTGCTGCGGCATTTACGCCCGGGTCTGCTTGCTCCCGAAGAGAGCCGGCGACTCAACAAAGAGCTTGGACCAAGGGCCAGCACTGAGGGCATGGGTGGCCCTCTGAGGCCCAGGGAGGGCATGTTTGAGAAGAAGATAGTTTGTGTGGACCTTAAGCCCAGGGAGGACGAGGCTTTGCGAGAAAGTGACTACACAGTTGATTGCTTTGACCCACGCACTGGAAAGTGGGAGAAACTTTCAGCCCTGGGCTCGTTGCTGTGCCCCGGTTGCACGGCCGTAGGGGGTCGGCTATTTGTGGCAGGTGGCATCTTGCGGACTGGCCAGGTGTCGTCGTCAGTGCACGAGTACGATGTAGTGCTCGATCAGTGGATCTCGCGGCCTCCGATGGTGCAACCACGCGCTATGTTTGGACTGCTGGGCTCAGGAGATTCCCTTTATGCTTTGGGCGGCTGCAACCGTTCGGCACTTCTTGACACGTGTGAAATTTTTGACCTCTCCAAATTGACTTGGGTTCCGGGTCCCCGTTTGCCGTTGCCACTGCGCTGCTTCGCTTGCGCTGCCCTGCGGGGACGTCTGTACTTGCTCGGAGGCGCCACGCTGGAGCAGAACAGGGCCGTGGTACACTCTGGCGTGTTAATCTACCACACAGTCACGAGGACCTGGAGTCGTGTCAGCCTGGACTCTGGAGCCACCTGCCTGGCTGGAGGAGTAGCGGTGCGGGGTGGTGTCTGCGCCGTGGGTGGCTACATGCGCGACGCGGCCAAATTTCTGGATGGTAATTATACCCAGTTGGAACCACTTGACGCCACAGGGCGCGTGCTCTTTTTCCGGGAAGGACGGGGAACGGGGGCGGAACGGGAGATACTGACCGTAACAGAGCGAACAGGAGGTGGCGGTGGTAGCGACCGCGCCCCCAGCCCTGTCGTTTTTCCGGGCCTGCCGCGGCGCATCGCCGCTGGAGGGGTCGCGAGATGGAAACGGCGGATATACGTTCTGGGTGGTGAGAACGGCTCGAGGTTTTACGACAGTGTGTACTGCTGGAAGCCTGGGTGGCGCAGTTGGGTCCAGAGACGTGAGAAACTGCCTGGAGATACCGGAGGAGTCAGCCAGTTTGGATGTACCACTTTAAAGTTCCCCAAAAAACACATCTTGGCTCGCCTTCGGTCAGCCTTGGAGAAGCAGGGTAAGGAAAAGAGACTTAACCGGAAGACAGATGACCGAGAGAGGCGGACCAGAAGGGCCAATCAGGacgtgtga
- the si:dkey-260j18.2 gene encoding kelch-like protein 12 isoform X3, translated as MNAVKGGTVTWRPQPWHDADGGGGEPLSDSDSEEEDFPDDTTTPLGEYVTQGLKQLLDAQQLCDVTLLVEGKRFMCHRVLLAAVSPYFRAMFTSPLVESRLAEIRLEEVTPSVMETVIHFIYTGEAGLSLDTAEDLFVAANRLQVMPLQDLCSRFLFEHLSVENCLGMYSLARSHHDQLLLRASLRLVAQHFPRVARQRDFLLLDPGTLGSLLESDRLGVESETEVYNAARRWAEHQPAERYIHMPNLLRHLRPGLLAPEESRRLNKELGPRASTEGMGGPLRPREGMFEKKIVCVDLKPREDEALRESDYTVDCFDPRTGKWEKLSALGSLLCPGCTAVGGRLFVAGGILRTGQVSSSVHEYDVVLDQWISRPPMVQPRAMFGLLGSGDSLYALGGCNRSALLDTCEIFDLSKLTWVPGPRLPLPLRCFACAALRGRLYLLGGATLEQNRAVVHSGVLIYHTVTRTWSRVSLDSGATCLAGGVAVRGGVCAVGGYMRDAAKFLDGNYTQLEPLDATGRVLFFREGRGTGAEREILTVTERTGGGGGSDRAPSPVVFPGLPRRIAAGGVARWKRRIYVLGGENGSRFYDSVYCWKPGWRSWVQRREKLPGDTGGVSQFGCTTLKFPKKHILARLRSALEKQGKEKRLNRKTDDRERRTRRANQDV; from the exons ATGAATGCGGTAAAGGGTGGGACAGTTACCTGGAGACCACAGCCATGGCACGATGCTGACGGCGGAGGTGGGGAACCCCTCTCTGACAGCGACTCCGAGGAGGAGGACTTCCCCGATGACACCACTACACCCCTGGGGGAGTACGTTACTCAGG ggTTAAAACAGCTGCTTGATGCCCAGCAGCTGTGTGATGTCACTCTTTTAGTGGAAGGAAAGAGGTTCATGTGCCACAG AGTCCTCTTGGCTGCTGTTAGCCCGTATTTCCGTGCCATGTTTACCAGCCCCCTTGTGGAGTCTCGACTCGCAGAGATTCGACTGGAGGAAGTGACGCCTTCAGTTATGGAGACGGTCATCCACTTCATCTATACAGGGGAGGCAGGGCTCAGTCTCGACACAGCAGAAGACTTGTTTGTGGCCGCCAATCGTCTTCAGGTGATGCCCTTGCAAGATCTTTGTTCCAG GTTCCTTTTTGAGCATTTGTCTGTGGAGAACTGTTTAGGAATGTACTCTCTGGCCCGTTCCCATCATGACCAGCTCCTGCTGAGGGCCTCTCTGAGGCTGGTGGCCCAGCATTTTCCTCGAGTGGCCCGCCAAAGGGATTTCCTCCTACTGGACCCAGGCACCTTGGGCAGCCTGCTGGAGTCAGACCGGCTGGGCGTAGAATCAGAGACTGAGGTTTACAATGCAGCCCGGCGCTGGGCAGAGCATCAGCCGGCTGAGCGATACATTCACATGCCCAACCTGCTGCGGCATTTACGCCCGGGTCTGCTTGCTCCCGAAGAGAGCCGGCGACTCAACAAAGAGCTTGGACCAAGGGCCAGCACTGAGGGCATGGGTGGCCCTCTGAGGCCCAGGGAGGGCATGTTTGAGAAGAAGATAGTTTGTGTGGACCTTAAGCCCAGGGAGGACGAGGCTTTGCGAGAAAGTGACTACACAGTTGATTGCTTTGACCCACGCACTGGAAAGTGGGAGAAACTTTCAGCCCTGGGCTCGTTGCTGTGCCCCGGTTGCACGGCCGTAGGGGGTCGGCTATTTGTGGCAGGTGGCATCTTGCGGACTGGCCAGGTGTCGTCGTCAGTGCACGAGTACGATGTAGTGCTCGATCAGTGGATCTCGCGGCCTCCGATGGTGCAACCACGCGCTATGTTTGGACTGCTGGGCTCAGGAGATTCCCTTTATGCTTTGGGCGGCTGCAACCGTTCGGCACTTCTTGACACGTGTGAAATTTTTGACCTCTCCAAATTGACTTGGGTTCCGGGTCCCCGTTTGCCGTTGCCACTGCGCTGCTTCGCTTGCGCTGCCCTGCGGGGACGTCTGTACTTGCTCGGAGGCGCCACGCTGGAGCAGAACAGGGCCGTGGTACACTCTGGCGTGTTAATCTACCACACAGTCACGAGGACCTGGAGTCGTGTCAGCCTGGACTCTGGAGCCACCTGCCTGGCTGGAGGAGTAGCGGTGCGGGGTGGTGTCTGCGCCGTGGGTGGCTACATGCGCGACGCGGCCAAATTTCTGGATGGTAATTATACCCAGTTGGAACCACTTGACGCCACAGGGCGCGTGCTCTTTTTCCGGGAAGGACGGGGAACGGGGGCGGAACGGGAGATACTGACCGTAACAGAGCGAACAGGAGGTGGCGGTGGTAGCGACCGCGCCCCCAGCCCTGTCGTTTTTCCGGGCCTGCCGCGGCGCATCGCCGCTGGAGGGGTCGCGAGATGGAAACGGCGGATATACGTTCTGGGTGGTGAGAACGGCTCGAGGTTTTACGACAGTGTGTACTGCTGGAAGCCTGGGTGGCGCAGTTGGGTCCAGAGACGTGAGAAACTGCCTGGAGATACCGGAGGAGTCAGCCAGTTTGGATGTACCACTTTAAAGTTCCCCAAAAAACACATCTTGGCTCGCCTTCGGTCAGCCTTGGAGAAGCAGGGTAAGGAAAAGAGACTTAACCGGAAGACAGATGACCGAGAGAGGCGGACCAGAAGGGCCAATCAGGacgtgtga